From the genome of uncultured Bacteroides sp., one region includes:
- a CDS encoding glycosyltransferase family A protein, producing MKRISFCITCMNRLEHLQKTLEKNILDNFFVNEIEFVILDYNSQDGLEEWVFQSMMKYIEMGILVYYRTTEPVHYLRSHSRNMAFRLASGNIVCNLDADNYLGKGFAEFILKEFQNKKTIFYVSSLAKRDVVGRVCLNKLDFVAIRGYNEAFVGYGFEDVDLFGRLLDRGLKQCIFLQSEFYNAIVHSNEDRISQEEMFKKYQDIYMNYVNPCLTEVLILYADGNFGMGTIQDNVSMNCNLVNAPYGIKRCLDERFRIAIRKKWEEGLWNNIGNEILLSIKGKSLLFYKNQEGLYHCDRQYYKITDADLIVEIIMVMTEALNFFRIKYSVRNSLAINPEGFGVGSVCKNFDYSHKIILA from the coding sequence ATGAAACGAATTTCTTTTTGCATAACTTGTATGAATAGATTAGAACATTTACAAAAGACCTTGGAAAAGAATATTCTTGATAATTTTTTTGTAAATGAAATCGAGTTTGTTATATTGGATTATAATTCGCAGGACGGTTTGGAAGAGTGGGTATTTCAATCTATGATGAAATATATTGAGATGGGTATTTTAGTTTATTATAGAACTACTGAACCGGTTCACTATCTACGAAGTCATAGTAGGAATATGGCGTTTAGGTTGGCCAGTGGGAATATAGTTTGTAATTTGGATGCAGATAATTATTTAGGTAAGGGTTTTGCCGAGTTTATTCTGAAAGAATTCCAGAATAAAAAGACTATATTTTATGTTAGTTCCCTAGCCAAACGTGATGTTGTTGGAAGAGTTTGTTTGAATAAATTAGATTTTGTTGCGATAAGAGGGTATAATGAAGCTTTTGTTGGTTATGGCTTCGAAGATGTAGACTTATTTGGTAGGTTGCTAGATAGAGGGCTTAAACAGTGTATATTTCTTCAAAGTGAGTTTTATAATGCAATAGTGCATTCGAATGAAGATAGAATCTCTCAAGAGGAAATGTTTAAAAAATATCAGGATATATATATGAATTATGTAAATCCTTGTCTTACAGAAGTATTAATATTGTATGCTGATGGTAATTTTGGAATGGGAACAATACAAGATAATGTATCTATGAATTGTAATTTAGTCAATGCGCCTTATGGCATAAAGAGATGTCTAGATGAGAGATTTCGGATTGCGATAAGAAAAAAATGGGAAGAGGGCTTATGGAATAATATAGGGAATGAAATTTTGCTGAGTATAAAAGGCAAGAGCCTTTTATTTTATAAAAACCAGGAAGGGTTATATCATTGTGACCGGCAATATTATAAGATTACTGATGCTGACCTTATTGTTGAAATAATAATGGTGATGACAGAGGCTTTAAATTTCTTTAGGATAAAATATTCTGTCCGTAATAGTCTAGCTATAAATCCTGAAGGTTTTGGGGTGGGCTCTGTCTGTAAGAACTTTGATTATAGTCATAAAATAATTTTAGCATAA